Proteins from a genomic interval of Rosa chinensis cultivar Old Blush chromosome 2, RchiOBHm-V2, whole genome shotgun sequence:
- the LOC112186876 gene encoding eukaryotic initiation factor 4A-10 isoform X1, whose product MTGVASGSSQFDAHQYDAKMNQLLSTDGQEFFTSFDEVYESFDSMGLQENLLRGLYAYGFEKPSAIQQRGIVPFCRGLDVIQQAQSGTGKTATFCSGILQNIDYDLVQCQALALVPTRELARQIEKVMRALGDYLGVKVHACVGGTSVREDQRILQAGVHVVIGTPGRVLDMLKRQYLRSDCIKMFVLDEADEMLSLGFKDQIYDIFQQLPSNIQVGVFSATMPSEALELTKKFMNKPVRILVKRDELTLEGIKQFYVNVDKEQWKFDTLCDLYETLTITQCVIFVNTRRNVDWLTDKMRSRDHTVSAIHGEMEQNTRDIIMREFRSGSSRVLITTDLMARGIDVQQVSLVINYDLPTQPENYLHRIGRSGRFGRKGVAINFVTSDSERMLHDIKNFYQVVIEELPDRFGDLL is encoded by the exons ATGACAGGTGTTGCTAGTGGAAGTTCACAATTTGATGCTCATCAATATGATGCTAAAATGAATCAGTT ACTCTCAACTGATGGACAAGAATTCTTCACCTCATTCGATGAGGTTTATGAGAGTTTCGACTCTATGGGATTGCAAGAAAATCTCCTTAGAGGCCTTTATGCATATG gtTTTGAGAAGCCTTCTGCGATTCAGCAGAGGGGCATTGTTCCTTTCTGCAGAGGTCTTGATGTGATTCAACAGGCTCAATCCGGAACCGGGAAAACAGCAACTTTCTGCTCTGGAATTTTGCAAAACATTGATTATGATCTTGTCCAATGCCAGGCTTTGGCTTTGGTACCAACCAGGGAGTTGGCACGACAGATCGAGAAGGTTATGCGAGCACTTGGTGACTATCTTGGCGTGAAGGTTCATGCTTGCGTTGGTGGGACAAGTGTTCGTGAGGATCAACGAATTCTTCAAGCTGGTGTCCACGTTGTTATTGGAACTCCAGGGCGTGTTCTTGACATGTTGAAGAGGCAATATCTTAGGTCAGATTGCATTAAGATGTTTGTATTGGATGAAGCTGATGAAATGCTTTCTCTTGGTTTCAAGGATCAG ATCTATGATATTTTCCAGCAGCTGCCATCGAATATTCAGGTGGGGGTGTTTTCTGCTACTATGCCATCTGAAGCCCTTGAACTCACAAAGAAGTTTATGAACAAACCTGTGAGGATCTTAGTAAAGCGGGATGAGCTCACTCTTGAGGGTATCAAACAATTTTATGTCAATGTTGATAAGGAACAATGGAAGTTCGACACACTGTGTGATCTCTACGAGACCTTAACCATCACCCAATGTGTCATCTTTGTCAACACAAGGCGCAATGTTGACTGGCTTACTGACAAGATGCGCAGCCGTGATCACACCGTCTCTGCTATCCATGGTGAAATGGAACAGAACACTCGTGATATCATTATGCGTGAATTCAGATCCGGCTCTTCTCGTGTTCTAATAACCACTGATCTCATGGCTCGCGGTATTGATGTGCAGCAAGTATCTCTTGTGATAAATTATGATTTGCCAACTCAACCAGAAAATTACCTTCATCGTATAGGACGAAGTGGAAGATTTGGAAGAAAAGGTGTGGCGATCAACTTTGTGACATCAGACAGCGAGAGAATGCTGCATGATATTAAGAACTTTTACCAAGTTGTCATTGAGGAGCTGCCGGACAGATTTGGTGATCTCCTCTGA
- the LOC112186876 gene encoding eukaryotic initiation factor 4A-10 isoform X2, with the protein MGLQENLLRGLYAYGFEKPSAIQQRGIVPFCRGLDVIQQAQSGTGKTATFCSGILQNIDYDLVQCQALALVPTRELARQIEKVMRALGDYLGVKVHACVGGTSVREDQRILQAGVHVVIGTPGRVLDMLKRQYLRSDCIKMFVLDEADEMLSLGFKDQIYDIFQQLPSNIQVGVFSATMPSEALELTKKFMNKPVRILVKRDELTLEGIKQFYVNVDKEQWKFDTLCDLYETLTITQCVIFVNTRRNVDWLTDKMRSRDHTVSAIHGEMEQNTRDIIMREFRSGSSRVLITTDLMARGIDVQQVSLVINYDLPTQPENYLHRIGRSGRFGRKGVAINFVTSDSERMLHDIKNFYQVVIEELPDRFGDLL; encoded by the exons ATGGGATTGCAAGAAAATCTCCTTAGAGGCCTTTATGCATATG gtTTTGAGAAGCCTTCTGCGATTCAGCAGAGGGGCATTGTTCCTTTCTGCAGAGGTCTTGATGTGATTCAACAGGCTCAATCCGGAACCGGGAAAACAGCAACTTTCTGCTCTGGAATTTTGCAAAACATTGATTATGATCTTGTCCAATGCCAGGCTTTGGCTTTGGTACCAACCAGGGAGTTGGCACGACAGATCGAGAAGGTTATGCGAGCACTTGGTGACTATCTTGGCGTGAAGGTTCATGCTTGCGTTGGTGGGACAAGTGTTCGTGAGGATCAACGAATTCTTCAAGCTGGTGTCCACGTTGTTATTGGAACTCCAGGGCGTGTTCTTGACATGTTGAAGAGGCAATATCTTAGGTCAGATTGCATTAAGATGTTTGTATTGGATGAAGCTGATGAAATGCTTTCTCTTGGTTTCAAGGATCAG ATCTATGATATTTTCCAGCAGCTGCCATCGAATATTCAGGTGGGGGTGTTTTCTGCTACTATGCCATCTGAAGCCCTTGAACTCACAAAGAAGTTTATGAACAAACCTGTGAGGATCTTAGTAAAGCGGGATGAGCTCACTCTTGAGGGTATCAAACAATTTTATGTCAATGTTGATAAGGAACAATGGAAGTTCGACACACTGTGTGATCTCTACGAGACCTTAACCATCACCCAATGTGTCATCTTTGTCAACACAAGGCGCAATGTTGACTGGCTTACTGACAAGATGCGCAGCCGTGATCACACCGTCTCTGCTATCCATGGTGAAATGGAACAGAACACTCGTGATATCATTATGCGTGAATTCAGATCCGGCTCTTCTCGTGTTCTAATAACCACTGATCTCATGGCTCGCGGTATTGATGTGCAGCAAGTATCTCTTGTGATAAATTATGATTTGCCAACTCAACCAGAAAATTACCTTCATCGTATAGGACGAAGTGGAAGATTTGGAAGAAAAGGTGTGGCGATCAACTTTGTGACATCAGACAGCGAGAGAATGCTGCATGATATTAAGAACTTTTACCAAGTTGTCATTGAGGAGCTGCCGGACAGATTTGGTGATCTCCTCTGA
- the LOC112186875 gene encoding eukaryotic initiation factor 4A-8, protein MAGLAPEGAQFDAKQYDSKMNEILSSEGQEFFTSYDEVHDSFDAMGLQENLLRGIYAYGFEKPSAIQQRGIVPFCKGLDVIQQAQSGTGKTATFCSGILQQLDYGLVQCQALVLAPTRELAQQIEKVMRALGDYLGVKVHACVGGTSVREDQRILQTGVHVVVGTPGRVFDMLRRQSLRADYIKMFVLDEADEMLSRGFKDQIYDIFQLLPSKVQVGVFSATMPPEALEITRKFMNKPVRILVKRDELTLEGIKQFYVNVDKEEWKLETLCDLYETLAITQSVIFVNTRRKVDWLTDKMRSRDHTVSATHGDMDQNQRDIIMREFRSGSSRVLITTDLLARGIDVQQVSLVINYDLPTQPENYLHRIGRSGRFGRKGVAINFVTRDDDRMLYDIQRFYNVVIEELPSNVADLL, encoded by the exons ATGGCAGGTCTTGCTCCCGAAGGTGCACAGTTTGATGCTAAACAGTATGATTCTAAGATGAATGAGAT CCTCTCATCTGAAGGTCAAGAGTTCTTCACATCGTATGATGAGGTTCATGACAGTTTTGATGCCATGGGTTTACAAGAAAATCTTTTAAGGGGAATATATGCTTATG GATTTGAGAAGCCTTCTGCGATTCAGCAAAGAGGAATTGTTCCTTTCTGTAAAGGTTTGGATGTGATTCAACAAGCTCAGTCAGGAACAGGCAAAACAGCAACCTTTTGCTCTGGAATTTTGCAGCAACTTGACTATGGTTTGGTCCAGTGCCAGGCTTTGGTGTTGGCACCTACCAGGGAGTTAGCTCAGCAGATTGAGAAGGTTATGCGGGCACTTGGAGACTATCTCGGCGTGAAGGTTCATGCTTGTGTAGGTGGGACTAGTGTTCGTGAGGATCAGCGAATTCTTCAGACTGGAGTGCATGTGGTGGTTGGCACTCCTGGACGTGTGTTTGACATGTTGCGGAGGCAATCTCTTCGTGCAGATTACATTAAGATGTTTGTATTGGATGAAGCCGATGAAATGCTATCTAGGGGTTTCAAAGATCAG ATCTATGACATTTTTCAGCTTCTGCCTTCAAAAGTTCAAGTTGGTGTGTTCTCTGCTACAATGCCTCCTGAAGCCCTTGAGATCACCAGAAAGTTTATGAACAAACCTGTTAGGATTTTGGTTAAGCGTGATGAGCTCACCCtggagggaatcaagcaattttaTGTTAATGTCGATAAGGAAGAATGGAAGCTGGAGACACTCTGCGATCTCTATGAGACCCTTGCAATCACTCAGAGTGTCATTTTTGTTAATACAAGGCGCAAAGTGGATTGGCTTACAGATAAGATGCGAAGCCGTGACCACACTGTGTCTGCTACCCATGGTGATATGGACCAGAACCAGCGTGACATTATCATGCGTGAATTCCGATCTGGTTCCTCCCGTGTTCTCATCACTACTGATCTGTTGGCACGTGGTATTGATGTGCAGCAAGTGTCGCTTGTAATTAATTATGATTTGCCGACTCAACCAGAAAACTACCTTCATCGTATCGGACGAAGTGGGCGATTTGGAAGAAAAGGTGTTGCCATCAATTTCGTGACTAGGGATGACGATAGAATGCTATATGACATTCAGAGGTTTTATAATGTGGTGATTGAGGAGCTGCCTTCCAACGTGGCTGATCTTCTGTGA